A single genomic interval of Pyrus communis chromosome 5, drPyrComm1.1, whole genome shotgun sequence harbors:
- the LOC137734386 gene encoding uncharacterized protein — protein sequence MAEESLVNLEGDGFHATPPSPHSDIDINPNQRLSSVLLNEFNYLPWERAVSLALGGRSKLGYVNGAIPMPETTSPEYDAWLCKDQLVMSWLLNSMDRKIAEIFSYAESSMTLWKNLKEMYGNQNNAARVFQLKKDIAGLQQEGKPFVQHLGKLTTMWNELNVYRPHTIDAAVLTKRAEEDKIFQLLASLSPEFEDLRSHILMNPDLPSFSSVCATIQREEVRRKVMTLDMKANIPEARAYFSNQKLGEERGYKGKKTGLKCSHCDAGGHSRDRCWILHPELKPKFPRDNKGVSKGSYNPSYKANHVATTSSDGALKFTTNPAALINEFAMFLHKKQGLGDSEGPLNQCDNNQTALLGQFAGFLAGNEGVILEPLII from the exons ATGGCTGAAGAAAGCTTAGTAAATTTGGAAGGAGACGGCTTTCATGCTactccaccatcaccacacTCAGATATTGATATCAACCCAAATCAACGTCTTAGTTCTGTCTTGCtaaatgagtttaactatcttccatggGAGAGAGCAGTTTCTCTTGCTCTGGGAGGACGATCAAAGCTTGGTTATGTTAATGGTGCTATTCCAATGCCTGAGACTACCTCACCGGAGTATGATGCTTGGCTATGCAAAGACCAGTTGGTCATGTCGTGGCTACTCAATTCCATGGATCgtaagattgcagaaatttttagctatgctgaatcctccatgactctttggaaaaatctcaaggaaatGTATGGAAATCAGAACAATGCGGCTAGAGTGTTTCAGTTAAAGAAGGACATTGCTGGTTTGCAACAGGAAGGGAAGCCATTTGTGCAACATCTTGGAAAGCTGACCACTATGTGGAACGAGCTGAATGTGTATCGACCACACACCATCGACGCTGCTGTGCTAACTAAAAGAGCcgaggaagacaaaatattcCAACTCCTAGCAAGCCTGAGCCCTGAATTCGAAGATCTTCGAAGCCATATCCTCATGAATCCCGACCTGCCTTCTTTTTCAAGTGTGTGTGCCAcaattcaaagagaagaggttcgaaggaaagtcatgaccttggacatgaaggcaaatataccagaagctagggcttacttctctaaccaaaaacttggtgaggagagaggctacaaaggaaagaaaactggCTTAAAATGTAGCCATTGTGATGCTGGTGGGCACTCAAGAGACCGATGCTGGATTCTTCATCCAGAGTTAAAACCAAAGTTTCCTAGGGATAACAAAGGTGTCTCGAAAGGCTCGTACAACCCTTCTTACAAGGCAAATCATGTTGCCACAACTTCTTCTGATGGAGCACTGAAGTTCACCACTAATCCAGCTGCACTGATCAACGAGTTTGCTATGTTTCTTCACAAGAAACAAGGTCTTGGAGATAGTGAAGGACCACTAAATCAGTGTGACAACAATCAAACTGCACTACTAGGACAGTTTGCTGGCTTCCTGGCTGGAAATGAAGGCGTG attctggagccactgatcatatga